The window TACATTGATAACTTTGATGTGTGATTGAAATAATcgactgattaaaaaaaataattaaattattattttttaaaaattttattgtcaaatctATTGAAATAATCTTatcatttaatcaattataaaaatttttgatttcatcagtaaaataataaaattaaataataataacaatcagggctatatttataaataaaacagccCCCGCCGGCTCGATTATGTCTCCGATTGGGTCGACGCCCATTAATTATTCCCTCAAAGAATCAAGGTTGCGTCCAAGATTCTTCTCGAAACAAAgagtaaaaaattacatataaataacagaaaaaaaaattaaaaataaataaagtagtATACAGGTCATATCTCTTCATCGTTATACTTGATATTGTTTTTCTCGtgcgaattaaaaaaaaagaagaagaagttaatattatatttattattcaacaattttgaGGATACTTGGAACACTTGACTTTGTATATGAATGAATGCACAGTATTCGTagctttataatttatatcatcaatttaaatgGCTATATTTATATTGGTGCTATATAATTTGATAAGGTTATATCcacatagaaaaattaaaaataagaaaataaaaaaaacaagagatAAATCAAACGACAGACAGGCGTCTTtaggatttttataaatagccACAAATGAATTGCATTAGAACTACAAGCCAACAAACAATCATcctaaatttgtattttaacaccacctgttttttttctaaataattaagtaaCATTAAGAATTCTCAGTATCATTGTAATTgacattgaataatatttaatttattaaaattattcaaagccgcattttaattatttattattatcatttgttttttttttttctgctaatgtttaatgtgtatatttaaatttgcaataataagaaaaaactatatatatatatatatgagaaataagtaatataaatataattagagACTGATGGTATTGAATGTCTGATAAATAcgatggaaatttttttaaaactaaattatttatggttACGATGTTAAGAGTAATACGAAAATAGACACAACCAGCAGTCGTCTTCAAAACACTATCAAATTGAGATTGACGCAATGTCTATTTTTCTCACATAACATTTTAACATATACaagtgtttaaaaattttatttcaactgtcATTGagtcaataatatatttttaattttcaataataaactagAGATTATTTATTACCTTTATGCAGCATCAAAgacatcaaagaaaaatctcCAAATCTAGAagcaaaaaaagaatcaataaattaaaaattatattttacattataaaattaattattaattcaaaaaaaatattatcaataaaaaagtgtataaaatttattgagtataaagctattattttttatggtaaaaaaaaaaataataaagataaacctaaatatattgatgcatttaataatattagcaAGTCGAACGGAAGTATTTTACGATGCAAAAATGCTCATACATTCTGGACAATTTGGCAGTTGGCCAAGTGAATCTTGAAAGCGTGAAAAATCAGGCAAACAAAATTAagaccaaaagaaaaaaaatagctattaATTGTCAGGATAATTTGGCAAGACAGACAAATGTATTAGAAATTAatgtgataatatatattaacgcataaaatgaatatttgtttgttttattatttcaggtAAACGGTGGATCACCGGCTGAAGCGGCTGGTCTGCGAGCCGGCGATGCAGTCATCAAAGTAAACAATACCGACACGTATAATCTCAAACACAAAGATGCACAGGATGTTATTGTTAAAGCTGGAAATTCTTTTGAAGTAACTGTTCAAAGGtcagttaaattaattatctattaaatattatgatttattaatttttataattatttaaatttaattttacagagGTGGTAATACATGGCGACCAAGTGTATCACCAGTAACACCAAGTATTCCTTCACCTCAACCACATGCACCAGTAAATAATATACCTCCAGTAACAAAAACTTCATTAGCTGCTAACAAACAAGATGTACAACATATTGGAAGTGGACATAATTTTGCACCAAAACCATTtgtaagttattaattttatttatgagttgtacttaaattttatactataaaaaaataaaaaaacaaaaatttttatagttttaaaacaacctattaaatatttgttttattgttttttttatatactctgAAAGATGTATTTTCagttattttctaaaattataactTGGTACAAagttataatgattttttttttttttttttttttaaattttgtttttctttttcaagctATTTTTGTactttatgaatttaaattagttttaaaaagtttgtttagtattggatattttaaaaaataattttattatattaatgataatttttatttatttaaatatagtcGAATGGAAATAGTGATGGTGCGCCGATAAAATCAATTGTCAACAAGCAATACAACAGTCCAGTTGGTATCTACAGTGAACAAACAATTGCTGAAACACTTTCAGCTCAAGCTGAAGTTTTAGCAGGTGGAGTTCTTGGGTAAGCAAACTGATAACACACACACAactatttataaacataacaaaaaaaagaaaaaggaaaatatttatctttttaaaaagataataaatttttattttaaaaaaattatgataataaaaacgaATTCTTTTTCAATGATTCATCAGGGTCAACtttaagaaaaatgaaaaaaattatgacgcACAAAACAGTGAAGTCTTTAGAATGGTCCAGGAAGCAGACAAAGAACCAAAAACCCCTGAACCtggttagtaaaaaaaaaaaaaaaaacaagaaaatcatACCAACTTAGATTTAAACTTGGTAGAAATTTTTccaagtatatttatatttttttaatttattcgaaaagttttacatgaaaatatataatatgtaaattatatttttttgagaaaaaaaattatgaataacaCCCaccaaaaaatgtaaatatacttggaaaaaaaaaaaaattaaatacctccgaaaaaagttgtttcattttaataaaaaaaaaagtatttttttgcatgttaaaattttatttaaaaaataaaaaaaaaaatatatatagcagAGCCAATTGTGAATGGAGGTGTAGTGTCATCTCCATTGCCCACTTTGACTGGATTGAGGTCAGTGTCCGCTCCAGAGACAAAACCCCAACCAACAACACCACAAAACAACGGTCTACCACCTGGTCAAAATATTTGTGCTGATTGTGAACGACTCATCGTGTAAGAATGTatttctgtctttttttttaagaaaccTATTTCagcatatttaaataattaggaAGAAAGACACCGAACAACGTCAACCACACTAAATATTAATCTGGATAAATCAGAGTGCATTCAACATTGTTaatttggagtaaattttatagCAAGATCATGAACGAACGACCGAATGAACGATCAACTGAATGAaagaataatttgtaattttatttctcgttaattaatagtaataataataatagtagtattaatcatattaataaaatgaaaaaaaagggtaaatGTTTATGATGAATGAGAGatgaataaattgttaatcTCGCAGTTTGTTCGAGGGCTGAGTATTATGGAACAATAAGTCATGCAATTGGTGGTTGTGCAACATCATCACGTTCAGCAACACCATTGGGACGTTCATATCATGGTCAATATCAACAACCACCCTCTTCTGCATCATCATATGCAGCACGTGATGAATACTACGATCATCTAAGACAAGAACAATCTTCTCGAGCATCAACAACATCTGACAGACATGACAATTACGAAATTACTGTTTGTCATGGATGCGACAATCCAattgtgtaaatattttaatcttcaaaaaaaaaatctccaaaattatttcaactttcaatgacgaaaaaaaaaaaaactcttttcttttttttttctttcgttttgttgttgttgttgttgttgttgttttttaattttttttttttttttctatctttattAATTGGCATGACGAAAAATACGAgggtattcataaaaattaaattattaatattaaaatataaaacattaattttaataacattctAATTTtctaaacaacaaaaaaattaatttatttatacttatagacccaaaaaaaaaaatacataaataatatttaaaacaagcCCTTTAAATATCTTTGTATTTTTCGTAAATATTCTCGTACAAAATGCCAATTAAAAATTCCCGTTTATTATTGCATATGCAATGCTTTCGATGGAGTCGtttgcttttatttatatattttttttttcctatttacaaaatattcaatgttgtttttgatatattactatcgaaacaatattaaaaattattactttgtTTTCACTTTACTTCTCTGccctttgttttatttttgataattgttgttttattttatttttgatttaattttccGACTGTTGGATGACTTTTATCTCCTACGCATCTGAGGCTATCTTGACTCACACACCTCTGACTTATCTTTGTCATTTCTTTGatacttttattatcatcatcatcattataattatcataagttttgatatatatatcctATTTgatgttgtttgttttttattttttgttacttgtgaattttaatttgaacgaatacaaaatacaaaaaagagtATTATTTATGgagacaaatttattaatatatctttttcatatttgattttatttaatcagtGTGTCTTGAATATATAGACACATGAATTTATGAATGCACTTGGGAATGCGTCACTGGCCTTGCCACCTCATTTTGTCAATgttgttgtatatttaattaaacacatgtttttatttaatatttcagtgGATATAGACGTTGTTCGTTGCttcattattgatttaaaaatataatatataaatatattatttatctttttaatcattattaatattcctTATGAATCATTAACATTTGCTTGACATGTgtaactaattttattttttgatatagtGGACTCTTTGTGAGGATCAAGGAGAAGAATCTACACGTTGAGTGTTTCAAGTGTTCAACATGCGGTAcatcattgaaaaatgttgGATATTACAATATAAACAACAAACTTTACTGTGATATCCATGCTAAATTAGTTGCAAGACAACAATCAACACAAGGATCAATTCCCACAACTGTATCAACGTAAATTTATTAagatccaattttttttcgttttttatttgtgcttttattcttctttttttttaataatcaaatgaattatttttttatcattattttaatattattatgatgatgttTTAGTGGAGGAGGAAAAGCACCAGTTGGAACAATAACAGCTGCTCTTGGTAATTTGGGAATTGATTCACCAaaatcaccaccaccaccaccacaaccACTCAATGGAACCAGCATT is drawn from Aphidius gifuensis isolate YNYX2018 linkage group LG3, ASM1490517v1, whole genome shotgun sequence and contains these coding sequences:
- the LOC122852465 gene encoding PDZ and LIM domain protein Zasp isoform X22, producing MSDMAQLISVKLSRFDGSPWGFRLQGGKDFGTPLVVQKVNGGSPAEAAGLRAGDAVIKVNNTDTYNLKHKDAQDVIVKAGNSFEVTVQRGGNTWRPSVSPVTPSIPSPQPHAPVNNIPPVTKTSLAANKQDVQHIGSGHNFAPKPFSNGNSDGAPIKSIVNKQYNSPVGIYSEQTIAETLSAQAEVLAGGVLGVNFKKNEKNYDAQNSEVFRMVQEADKEPKTPEPAEPIVNGGVVSSPLPTLTGLRSVSAPETKPQPTTPQNNGLPPGQNICADCERLIVGLFVRIKEKNLHVECFKCSTCGTSLKNVGYYNINNKLYCDIHAKLVARQQSTQGSIPTTVSTGGGKAPVGTITAALGNLGIDSPKSPPPPPQPLNGTSITAPFATPTLGGGNKSIGSTGLAPTLNYSSANNNNNNNNSSSINSFIRPQSQTVTGCGLGGASPKSRRIAGNSAPTRGRGILNQAGSSGRQPLCASCNAHVRGPFITALGQIWCPEHFVCVNSQCNRPLQDIGFVQEKGQLYCEYCFERFIAPACNKCNNKIKGDSLTAIGKHFHPECFSCTYCGKLFGNSPFFLEDGLPYCEADWNELFTTKCYACGFPVEAGDRWVEALNNNYHSQCFNCSTCKANLEGQSFYAKGGRPFCKNHAR
- the LOC122852465 gene encoding PDZ and LIM domain protein Zasp isoform X21, which translates into the protein MSDMAQLISVKLSRFDGSPWGFRLQGGKDFGTPLVVQKVNGGSPAEAAGLRAGDAVIKVNNTDTYNLKHKDAQDVIVKAGNSFEVTVQRGGNTWRPSVSPVTPSIPSPQPHAPVNNIPPVTKTSLAANKQDVQHIGSGHNFAPKPFSNGNSDGAPIKSIVNKQYNSPVGIYSEQTIAETLSAQAEVLAGGVLGVNFKKNEKNYDAQNSEVFRMVQEADKEPKTPEPEPIVNGGVVSSPLPTLTGLRSVSAPETKPQPTTPQNNGLPPGQNICADCERLIVGLFVRIKEKNLHVECFKCSTCGTSLKNVGYYNINNKLYCDIHAKLVARQQSTQGSIPTTVSTGGGKAPVGTITAALGNLGIDSPKSPPPPPQPLNGTSITAPFATPTLGGGNKSIGSTGLAPTLNYSSANNNNNNNNSSSINSFIRPQSQTVTGRFTGLPKFLLEGCGLGGASPKSRRIAGNSAPTRGRGILNQAGSSGRQPLCASCNAHVRGPFITALGQIWCPEHFVCVNSQCNRPLQDIGFVQEKGQLYCEYCFERFIAPACNKCNNKIKGDSLTAIGKHFHPECFSCTYCGKLFGNSPFFLEDGLPYCEADWNELFTTKCYACGFPVEAGDRWVEALNNNYHSQCFNCSTCKANLEGQSFYAKGGRPFCKNHAR
- the LOC122852465 gene encoding PDZ and LIM domain protein Zasp isoform X20, which encodes MSDMAQLISVKLSRFDGSPWGFRLQGGKDFGTPLVVQKVNGGSPAEAAGLRAGDAVIKVNNTDTYNLKHKDAQDVIVKAGNSFEVTVQRGGNTWRPSVSPVTPSIPSPQPHAPVNNIPPVTKTSLAANKQDVQHIGSGHNFAPKPFSNGNSDGAPIKSIVNKQYNSPVGIYSEQTIAETLSAQAEVLAGGVLGVNFKKNEKNYDAQNSEVFRMVQEADKEPKTPEPAEPIVNGGVVSSPLPTLTGLRSVSAPETKPQPTTPQNNGLPPGQNICADCERLIVGLFVRIKEKNLHVECFKCSTCGTSLKNVGYYNINNKLYCDIHAKLVARQQSTQGSIPTTVSTGGGKAPVGTITAALGNLGIDSPKSPPPPPQPLNGTSITAPFATPTLGGGNKSIGSTGLAPTLNYSSANNNNNNNNSSSINSFIRPQSQTVTGRFTGLPKFLLEGCGLGGASPKSRRIAGNSAPTRGRGILNQAGSSGRQPLCASCNAHVRGPFITALGQIWCPEHFVCVNSQCNRPLQDIGFVQEKGQLYCEYCFERFIAPACNKCNNKIKGDSLTAIGKHFHPECFSCTYCGKLFGNSPFFLEDGLPYCEADWNELFTTKCYACGFPVEAGDRWVEALNNNYHSQCFNCSTCKANLEGQSFYAKGGRPFCKNHAR
- the LOC122852465 gene encoding PDZ and LIM domain protein Zasp isoform X16, with amino-acid sequence MSDMAQLISVKLSRFDGSPWGFRLQGGKDFGTPLVVQKVNGGSPAEAAGLRAGDAVIKVNNTDTYNLKHKDAQDVIVKAGNSFEVTVQRGGNTWRPSVSPVTPSIPSPQPHAPVNNIPPVTKTSLAANKQDVQHIGSGHNFAPKPFSNGNSDGAPIKSIVNKQYNSPVGIYSEQTIAETLSAQAEVLAGGVLGVNFKKNEKNYDAQNSEVFRMVQEADKEPKTPEPVCSRAEYYGTISHAIGGCATSSRSATPLGRSYHGQYQQPPSSASSYAARDEYYDHLRQEQSSRASTTSDRHDNYEITVCHGCDNPIVGLFVRIKEKNLHVECFKCSTCGTSLKNVGYYNINNKLYCDIHAKLVARQQSTQGSIPTTVSTGGGKAPVGTITAALGNLGIDSPKSPPPPPQPLNGTSITAPFALQNYNRRPNSDLGNLPRGYIRPAEYITDNNNEENKKICDEKIYTSTITIKTGNETNHLGNQPNDTPTYRPLQTPTLGGGNKSIGSTGLAPTLNYSSANNNNNNNNSSSINSFIRPQSQTVTVNDDLNNSILNGKRPICCDCGKEITRGPFITALGQIWCPEHFVCVNSQCNRPLQDIGFVQEKGQLYCEYCFERFIAPACNKCNNKIKGDSLTAIGKHFHPECFSCTYCGKLFGNSPFFLEDGLPYCEADWNELFTTKCYACGFPVEAGDRWVEALNNNYHSQCFNCSTCKANLEGQSFYAKGGRPFCKNHAR
- the LOC122852465 gene encoding PDZ and LIM domain protein Zasp isoform X18, translating into MSDMAQLISVKLSRFDGSPWGFRLQGGKDFGTPLVVQKVNGGSPAEAAGLRAGDAVIKVNNTDTYNLKHKDAQDVIVKAGNSFEVTVQRGGNTWRPSVSPVTPSIPSPQPHAPVNNIPPVTKTSLAANKQDVQHIGSGHNFAPKPFSNGNSDGAPIKSIVNKQYNSPVGIYSEQTIAETLSAQAEVLAGGVLGVNFKKNEKNYDAQNSEVFRMVQEADKEPKTPEPVCSRAEYYGTISHAIGGCATSSRSATPLGRSYHGQYQQPPSSASSYAARDEYYDHLRQEQSSRASTTSDRHDNYEITVCHGCDNPIVGLFVRIKEKNLHVECFKCSTCGTSLKNVGYYNINNKLYCDIHAKLVARQQSTQGSIPTTVSTGGGKAPVGTITAALGNLGIDSPKSPPPPPQPLNGTSITAPFATPTLGGGNKSIGSTGLAPTLNYSSANNNNNNNNSSSINSFIRPQSQTVTGRFTGLPKFLLEGCGLGGASPKSRRIAGNSAPTRGRGILNQAGSSGRQPLCASCNAHVRGPFITALGQIWCPEHFVCVNSQCNRPLQDIGFVQEKGQLYCEYCFERFIAPACNKCNNKIKGDSLTAIGKHFHPECFSCTYCGKLFGNSPFFLEDGLPYCEADWNELFTTKCYACGFPVEAGDRWVEALNNNYHSQCFNCSTCKANLEGQSFYAKGGRPFCKNHAR
- the LOC122852465 gene encoding PDZ and LIM domain protein Zasp isoform X19, which translates into the protein MSDMAQLISVKLSRFDGSPWGFRLQGGKDFGTPLVVQKVNGGSPAEAAGLRAGDAVIKVNNTDTYNLKHKDAQDVIVKAGNSFEVTVQRGGNTWRPSVSPVTPSIPSPQPHAPVNNIPPVTKTSLAANKQDVQHIGSGHNFAPKPFSNGNSDGAPIKSIVNKQYNSPVGIYSEQTIAETLSAQAEVLAGGVLGVNFKKNEKNYDAQNSEVFRMVQEADKEPKTPEPVCSRAEYYGTISHAIGGCATSSRSATPLGRSYHGQYQQPPSSASSYAARDEYYDHLRQEQSSRASTTSDRHDNYEITVCHGCDNPIVGLFVRIKEKNLHVECFKCSTCGTSLKNVGYYNINNKLYCDIHAKLVARQQSTQGSIPTTVSTGGGKAPVGTITAALGNLGIDSPKSPPPPPQPLNGTSITAPFATPTLGGGNKSIGSTGLAPTLNYSSANNNNNNNNSSSINSFIRPQSQTVTGCGLGGASPKSRRIAGNSAPTRGRGILNQAGSSGRQPLCASCNAHVRGPFITALGQIWCPEHFVCVNSQCNRPLQDIGFVQEKGQLYCEYCFERFIAPACNKCNNKIKGDSLTAIGKHFHPECFSCTYCGKLFGNSPFFLEDGLPYCEADWNELFTTKCYACGFPVEAGDRWVEALNNNYHSQCFNCSTCKANLEGQSFYAKGGRPFCKNHAR